The following proteins are co-located in the Colletotrichum lupini chromosome 4, complete sequence genome:
- a CDS encoding chitinase-1 yields MRSNLIFALVTAIAAISSAAPAPQASGAPPSGTGLAPPPHGSGAPPSGTPPPRPSGTGLPPSGAPPSGTPPAQQQRRFRGMMNRRQNSALPSGPPPSGAPSGAPPSGTPPPRPSGVAQPSGGGHGGFGAQEAGAPPSGVRPSGPPPSGVPPSGAPPSDAPAPTGNAKRAEPSGAKPSGPPPSGVRPSGPPPSGAPPSGLPPSGPPPSGAPAPTGNARRAESAPAGPKPTGPPPSGVKPSGPPPSGAPPSGAPPSGAPPSGAPAPTGNARRAESAPPAKPSGESGPPPSGVRPSGPPPSGAPPSGAPPSGAPKPTNAKRADESAPAGPKPTGPPPSGVKPSGPPPSGAPSGAPAPTGNARRAEDAAPTGTRPTGAPPSGAPPSGAPSGTPPPRPSGAQAEGAAPSGAPPSGTPPPHPSGAQAEGAAPSGTPPPKPTGTPTGPPPSGAPPAPTQSA; encoded by the coding sequence ATGCGTTCCAACCTCATTTTCGCCCTTGTTACCGCCATCGCGGCCATCAGCTCAGCGGCGCCGGCGCCCCAGGCTTCTGGTGCGCCCCCGTCCGGCACTGGGCTGGCCCCCCCGCCCCACGGCAGTGGAGCTCCCCCGAGCGGCACTCCTCCCCCGCGCCCTTCCGGCACCGGCCTGCCTCCCAGCGGTGCCCCACCTTCCGGCACACCCCCGGCTCAGCAGCAGCGCCGCTTCCGTGGCATGATGAACCGTCGCCAGAACTCTGCCCTGCCCTCTGGGCCCCCGCCCTCCGGCGCACCTTCCGGTGCTCCCCCGAGTGGCACTCCCCCTCCTCGCCCCAGCGGCGTCGCTCAGCCCAGTGGTGGCGGCCACGGCGGCTTCGGTGCTCAGGAGGCCGGTGCACCTCCCTCCGGCGTTCGCCCGAGCGGTCCTCCTCCCTCGGGGGTTCCTCCCTCTGGTGCTCCCCCCAGCGATGCACCCGCTCCTACCGGCAACGCCAAGCGTGCTGAGCCCTCCGGTGCTAAGCCGTCTGGACCTCCTCCTTCCGGCGTTCGCCCCAGCGGTCCTCCCCCGAGCGGCGCACCCCCCTCCGGCCTTCCTCCTTCGGGCCCTCCACCTAGCGGTGCCCCTGCTCCTACCGGCAATGCTCGCCGCGCCGAGTCTGCTCCCGCAGGCCCTAAGCCTACCGGCCCTCCCCCGTCCGGAGTGAAGCCTTCcggtcctcctccttctggcGCTCCTCCTTCAGGTGCCCCGCCTTCTGGAGCTCCCCCCTCTGGTGCTCCCGCTCCTACTGGCAATGCTCGCCGTGCTGAGTCTGCTCCCCCGGCCAAGCCCTCTGGCGAGTCTGGACCTCCGCCTTCAGGAGTTCGCCCCAGTGGCCCTCCTCCCTCTGGTGCTCCTCCTTCTGGTGCTCCTCCCAGCGGCGCTCCTAAGCCCACCAACGCCAAGCGCGCTGACGAGTCTGCCCCCGCCGGTCCTAAGCCTACCGGTCCCCCGCCTTCTGGAGTGAAGCCTTCCGGCCCCCCTCCCTCCGGCGCTCCCTCCGGTGCTCCCGCTCCTACCGGCAATGCTCGCCGCGCCGAGGACGCCGCTCCTACCGGTACCAGGCCCACTGGCGCTCCTCCTTCCGGTGCTCCCCCCTCCGGCGCCCCTTCTGGAACTCCTCCCCCTAGACCTTCCGGTGCTCAGGCCGAGGGTGCTGCTCCCTCCGGCGCTCCTCCCTCTGGcacccctcctcctcatccCAGCGGTGCTCAAGCTGAGGGTGCTGCTCCTAGCGGAACCCCCCCTCCCAAGCCTACCGGCACTCCCACCGGCCCTCCTCCTTCCGGAGCTCCTCCCGCTCCTACCCAGAGCGCCTAA